Proteins found in one Lates calcarifer isolate ASB-BC8 linkage group LG8, TLL_Latcal_v3, whole genome shotgun sequence genomic segment:
- the hyal1 gene encoding hyaluronidase-1, with protein MSSFHSELLLLLNLISLVSGLQVETSPFSQVPFLAVWNAPTATCLSKYGVDFNLETFNIAQNQNQTFMGENITIFYADKLGLYPRYSTLGVPVNGGVPQNASLDEHLREASDDIRKFIPNRDFQGLAVVDWESWRPIWERNWDNKQVYWEASRALVRSRHPDWNPQQIEAEARVRFEEAGRKFMEETLKLGREERPNGLWGFYGFPECYNYYNKSANFSGECPAEEMKRNDELLWLWNSSSALYPDIYLSLELRGLSREVLFYTHHRIMEAMRAGAQVTPSAPPVFPYARIVYTYSFEFLSEEHLVYTIGESAALGSAGVILWGNRDYSRSQAACNAVKSYVEEILGPYVVNVTSAAALCSQMLCSSQGRCQRRDPNSGAYLHLDPAVWKVVSKREPDGRKSYKVLGQVMANEVTFMKSEFQCQCFPGWGGETCSKPIQG; from the exons ATGAGTTCCTTTCattctgagctgctgctgcttctaaATCTAATCAGCCTTGTTTCAGGGCTGCAGGTGGAAACATCACCTTTCTCCCAGGTGCCTTTCCTCGCTGTGTGGAATGCCCCTACAGCTACCTGCCTCTCCAAGTATGGCGTGGACTTCAACTTGGAGACCTTCAACATCGCCCAGAACCAAAACCAAACCTTTATGGGAGAAAACATAACCATCTTCTATGCTGATAAGCTCGGTCTGTATCCCAGGTACTCCACCCTGGGAGTGCCTGTTAATGGCGGAGTCCCACAGAACGCAAGTCTGGATGAGCACCTCAGAGAAGCCTCTGATGATATCCGCAAATTCATCCCCAACAGGGATTTCCAGGGCCTGGCTGTGGTGGACTGGGAGAGCTGGAGACCTATATGGGAGAGGAACTGGGATAACAAGCAGGTGTACTGGGAGGCGTCAAGAGCACTGGTGAGGTCCAGGCATCCGGACTGGAACCCCCAACAGATAGAGGCCGAAGCCCGGGTGAGGTTTGAGGAAGCAGGGAGGAAGTTCATGGAGGAAACGCTGAAACTGGGGCGCGAGGAAAGACCGAATGGGTTGTGGGGTTTCTATGGTTTTCCTGAGTGCTACAACTACTACAACAAAAGCGCAAACTTCTCCGGGGAGTGTCCGGCcgaggagatgaagaggaacgatgagctgctgtggctgtggaacagctcctctgctctgtaCCCTGACATCTACCTCAGCCTCGAGCTGCGAGGCCTCAGCAGAGAGGTGCTCTTCTACACCCACCACCGCATCATGGAGGCCATGAGAGCAGGGGCTCAGGTGACTCCATCAGCACCACCTGTGTTCCCCTACGCTCGCATCGTCTACACCTACTCATTTGAATTCCTCTCTGAA GAGCACCTGGTCTACACCATCGGGGAGAGTGCTGCTTTAGGATCTGCAGGGGTGATCCTCTGGGGCAACCGTGACTACTCCAGATCTCAG GCTGCATGTAATGCTGTCAAATCCTACGTCGAAGAGATCCTGGGTCCTTACGTGGTGAATGTAACATCAGCGGCCGCTCTTTGCAGCCAGATGTTGTGTTCCTCTCAGGGAAGATGTCAGAGGAGAGACCCGAACTCGGGGGCCTACTTGCACCTTGATCCCGCCGTGTGGAAGGTGGTGTCCAAGAGGGAGCCGGATGGGAGGAAGAGCTACAAAGTTTTAGGACAGGTGATGGCGAATGAGGTAACGTTCATGAAGTCTGAGTTTCAGTGCCAGTGTTTCCCAGGGTGGGGCGGAGAGACCTGCTCCAAGCCAATTCAGGGATAG
- the hyal2a gene encoding hyaluronidase-2: MSHWTLCDWKVLLLLALLWDCLCASGLKPTRWPLYSQKPLLLAWNAPTEDCAPRHGIRFQLDQFQIVASPNEAFVRQNLTIFYKDRLGLYPYFESDKTPVNGGLPQLASLRQHLDKMPESVQKYIREEGAVGLAVIDWEEWRPLWVRNWDTKDIYRRHSRELVQQKNPMWSTEQVGKVAQQEFEMSARKFMLETLRQAKNLRPNQLWGFYLFPDCYNHDYIRTLENYTGRCPDVEVARNERLKWLWTESTALFPSIYMGTVLRSSASGRQFVRNRVKEGMRLASSGEGLARPVFVYTRPTYANSLEQLTETDLVSTIGESVALGAAGIILWGDAAYASSKTSCSDLDTYLRGPLSQYLLNVSTAAELCSQTLCGSHGRCLRKNPDRDVYLHLNPLTHNITQQHGRLTVTGEPGEAEVTSFQTDFQCQCYSGYQGEGCSQEDPLHQRGVAAQTVASALQCVFLLIISLLFC; the protein is encoded by the exons ATGTCGCACTGGACTCTGTGTGACTGGAAAGTACTTTTGCTGCTTGCTCTGCTGTGGGACTGTCTTTGTGCTTCGGGACTGAAACCCACAAGATGGCCGTTGTATTCCCAAAAGCCTTTGCTCCTCGCTTGGAATGCCCCGACTGAGGACTGTGCTCCGCGGCACGGCATTCGTTTTCAGCTGGACCAGTTCCAGATTGTGGCCTCACCCAATGAGGCCTTTGTCAGGCAGAACCTCACCATCTTCTACAAGGACCGCTTGGGTTTGTACCCCTACTTTGAGTCAGACAAAACACCGGTGAACGGGGGGCTGCCGCAGTTGGCCAGCCTCAGGCAGCACCTGGACAAGATGCCGGAAAGTGTGCAGAAGTATATACGTGAAGAAGGGGCCGTGGGTCTGGCAGTTATTGACTGGGAGGAGTGGCGCCCACTCTGGGTACGTAACTGGGACACCAAAGACATTTACCGCAGGCATTCTCGTGAGCTGGTGCAACAGAAGAACCCGATGTGGTCTACGGAGCAGGTGGGAAAAGTCGCCCAGCAGGAGTTTGAGATGTCTGCCAGGAAGTTCATGTTGGAGACACTGAGGCAAGCCAAGAACCTGAGGCCCAACCAGCTGTGGGGGTTCTACCTGTTCCCCGACTGCTACAACCACGACTACATTCGCACCCTGGAGAACTATACAGGCCGCTGTCCTGACGTGGAGGTGGCTCGCAACGAGCGGCTGAAATGGTTGTGGACTGAGAGCACGGCCCTCTTCCCCTCCATCTACATGGGCACCGTGCTGCGCTCCTCGGCCTCCGGGCGGCAGTTTGTCCGGAACCGAGTGAAGGAGGGGATGCGGTTGGCATCGTCGGGCGAGGGGTTGGCACGTCCTGTCTTTGTGTACACCCGGCCCACCTACGCCAACTCTCTGGAACAGCTGACAGAG ACCGACCTCGTCTCCACCATCGGGGAGAGCGTGGCCTTGGGAGCAGCTGGGATCATCCTGTGGGGAGATGCAGCTTATGCAAGCAGCAAA ACCAGCTGTTCCGACCTTGACACGTATCTACGAGGTCCGCTGAGTCAATACCTCCTCAATGTCTCCACGGCAGCAGAGCTATGCAGCCAGACCTTGTGCGGTTCTCACGGCCGCTGTCTACGCAAAAACCCAGACAGAGATGTTTACTTGCACCTCAACCCCCTCACCCACAACATCACCCAGCAGCACGGCAGGCTGACGGTCACCGGTGAGCCCGGCGAAGCGGAGGTGACGAGTTTTCAAACtgattttcagtgtcagtgctaCAGCGGCTACCAGGGAGAGGGCTGCAGTCAGGAGGACCCTCTGCACCAGAGAGGGGTGGCAGCTCAGACTGTGGCATCAGCACTgcaatgtgtgtttttactgattatctctctgctcttctgttAG
- the tusc2a gene encoding tumor suppressor 2, mitochondrial calcium regulator a, translated as MGGSGSKAKGVWPFSGSGTGGDATNDGNEQSLARLKGSRNATPFVFTRRSSLYYDEDGDLAHEFYEETVVTKNGRKKSKLKRIQKNLIPQGIVKLDHPCIHVDFPIVLCEV; from the exons ATGGGAGGAAGTGGATCCAAAGCCAAAGGTGTCTGGCCTTTCTCAGGCAGCGGCACTGGAGGTGATGCAACCAACGATGGGAACGAGCAGTCTTTGGCCCGACTTAAAGGTTCCAGAAATGCAACACCATTTGTTTTTACCAGGAGGAG TTCTTTATACTACGATGAGGATGGTGACCTCGCCCATGAATTCTATGAGGAGACAGTGGTGacaaaaaatggcagaaaaaagtCCAAGTTGAAGAGAATCCAGAAAAATCTGATTCCACAG ggAATTGTAAAGCTCGACCACCCCTGTATTCATGTAGATTTCCCCATCGTCCTCTGTGAGGTGTGA
- the LOC108899247 gene encoding ras association domain-containing protein 1 isoform X1 — MSWGEFIELRDLRANTEQIELTGTRLPCSPPRLERTNALRISPGKVPDLLSRVGIIRVLSSTQDPQLLEGKGEGHNFQPCSHAQPTWCDLCGDFIWGLYKQSLRCVNCKFTCHYRCRALIQLDCSWDRGSVSDQTCVVEHTIETDTNVDEQTECGKQELTTADIQQKVKEYNAQINSNLFMNMNKDGSYTGFIKVQFKLARPVSVTPPKKGGHDAAGRKASGVKRRTSFYLPKDASKHLHISSRTSAREVIEALLKKFTVVDNPGKFALFERSERHDQVYVRKLSDDERPLRLRLCTGPSEKVLSFVLKENETGEVNWHAFSMPELKNFLRILQREEEEHIKQIVQRYALARTKMQEALAGSTPG, encoded by the exons ATGTCTTGGGGGGAGTTCATCGAGCTTCGTGACCTGCGTGCGAACACGGAGCAGATAGAGCTGACGGGCACACGTTTGCCCTGCTCACCCCCTCGCCTGGAAAGAACCAACGCCCTGAGGATCAGCCCGGGGAAGGTCCCGGACCTGCTGAGCCGGGTCGGCATCATCAGAGTCCTGAGCAGCACCCAGGACCCCCAGCTCCTGGAGGGGAAGGGAGAAGGACACAACTTCCAACCCTGCAGCCACGCTCAGCCCACATGGTGCGACCTGTGCGGAGACTTCATCTGGGGCCTTTACAAGCAGAGCCTGCGGTGTGTCA ATTGTAAATTCACATGCCACTACCGCTGTCGTGCCCTGATCCAGTTGGACTGCAGCTGGGACCGAGGCTCTGTGTCCGACCAGACATGCGTTGTGGAGCACACCatagaaacagacacaaatgtG GATGAACAAACTGAATGTGGCAAGCAGGAGTTGACAACTGCAGACATTCAGCAGAAGGTGAAGGAATACAACGCTCAGATCAACAGCAATCTGTTCATGAACATG AACAAAGACGGTTCCTACACTGGCTTCATAAAGGTGCAGTTCAAGTTGGCGCGACCTGTGTCGGTTACACCTCCTAAGAAAGGCGGTCACGACGCTGCAGGGAGGAAGGCCAGCGGAGTGAAGCGTCGCACCTCTTTCTACCTGCCAAAGGACGCATCCAAGCACCTGCACATAAGCTCTCGCACTTCTGCCCGGGAGGTCATTGAAGCTTTACTGAAAAAGTTCACTGTGGTGGACAATCCTGGCAAGTTTGCTCTGTTTGAGCGCAGCGAGCGTCATGACCAGG TTTATGTTCGTAAGCTGTCTGATGATGAGCGCCCCCTCCGTCTGCGTCTGTGTACTGGACCCAGTGAGAAAGTCCTCAGTTTTGTGCTCAAAGAAAACGAGACTGGAGAAGTCAAT TGGCATGCCTTCTCCATGCCCGAGTTAAAGAACTTCCTGCGCATCCTGCAGCGTGAAGAAGAGGAGCACATCAAGCAGATAGTGCAGCGATACGCTCTGGCCCGCACTAAGATGCAGGAGGCTCTGGCAGGCTCCACCCCCGGCTGA
- the LOC108899247 gene encoding ras association domain-containing protein 1 isoform X2, which produces MSNAASSSDKTPSFEMTWGSSTSSGYCSEEDSDSEFEQYFTARTSFFPKIRKPNLNVKQDEQTECGKQELTTADIQQKVKEYNAQINSNLFMNMNKDGSYTGFIKVQFKLARPVSVTPPKKGGHDAAGRKASGVKRRTSFYLPKDASKHLHISSRTSAREVIEALLKKFTVVDNPGKFALFERSERHDQVYVRKLSDDERPLRLRLCTGPSEKVLSFVLKENETGEVNWHAFSMPELKNFLRILQREEEEHIKQIVQRYALARTKMQEALAGSTPG; this is translated from the exons ATGTCAAACGCGGCTAGCAGCTCGGACAAAACTCCCTCCTTCGAGATGACCTGGGGCAGCTCCACCAGCAGCGGCTACTGCAGCGAGGAGGACTCGGACTCCGAGTTTGAGCAGTACTTCACCGCCCGGACATCTTTCTTCCCCAAAATCCGGAAGCCTAACTTAAATGTTAAGCAG GATGAACAAACTGAATGTGGCAAGCAGGAGTTGACAACTGCAGACATTCAGCAGAAGGTGAAGGAATACAACGCTCAGATCAACAGCAATCTGTTCATGAACATG AACAAAGACGGTTCCTACACTGGCTTCATAAAGGTGCAGTTCAAGTTGGCGCGACCTGTGTCGGTTACACCTCCTAAGAAAGGCGGTCACGACGCTGCAGGGAGGAAGGCCAGCGGAGTGAAGCGTCGCACCTCTTTCTACCTGCCAAAGGACGCATCCAAGCACCTGCACATAAGCTCTCGCACTTCTGCCCGGGAGGTCATTGAAGCTTTACTGAAAAAGTTCACTGTGGTGGACAATCCTGGCAAGTTTGCTCTGTTTGAGCGCAGCGAGCGTCATGACCAGG TTTATGTTCGTAAGCTGTCTGATGATGAGCGCCCCCTCCGTCTGCGTCTGTGTACTGGACCCAGTGAGAAAGTCCTCAGTTTTGTGCTCAAAGAAAACGAGACTGGAGAAGTCAAT TGGCATGCCTTCTCCATGCCCGAGTTAAAGAACTTCCTGCGCATCCTGCAGCGTGAAGAAGAGGAGCACATCAAGCAGATAGTGCAGCGATACGCTCTGGCCCGCACTAAGATGCAGGAGGCTCTGGCAGGCTCCACCCCCGGCTGA
- the zmynd10 gene encoding zinc finger MYND domain-containing protein 10 yields the protein METSVILPVEAEGFVQSLETFPLKEVGSARWFRQHEYIEKLNMQAILNASAMHDEFVKELLVSYGKIPVLVYEMILVEVWKQKVFPILCQLQDFNPNNTFHLYMVIHHEATIINLLETIMFHKDSCEAADDSLLDLVDYCHRKLTLLASKATAALDQHNLTGKTDASSTEELQIQSAALEFEISLKAVSVLRYVTDHTNSISVINRMLCTHNMPCVLVQLIDCSPWSRFREGKVEKYINSKWQKIPAEDRLKMTKLDGQVWISLYNLLLKEDCQRKYDFNNFNKSQLLKLRSFLTEVLVDQLPNLVELQRFLAHLAVTDPAPPKKELILEQIPEMWNNIVSENCGKWKAIAKYQVKETFNPSESDLRLQAQRLAQTYNLDVMESLLPEKPKCGSCGKEAAKRCSRCQGEWYCHRECQVKHWPKHKKACQLMAEATEKIQRDLNSNS from the exons ATGGAGACGTCGGTGATTCTTCCTGTCGAAGCGGAGGGGTTTGTTCAAAGTCTGGAAACTTTCCCTCTGAAGGAAGTGGGCTCTGCGAG GTGGTTCAGACAGCACGAGTACATTGAGAAACTTAACATGCAGGCAATACTGAACGCTTCTGCCATGCACGATGAGTTCGTCAAGGAGCTCCTGGTGTCGTATGGAAAG ATACCCGTCCTGGTCTATGAGATGATCCTCGTCGAAGTGTGGAAGCAGAAAGTGTTCCCCATCTTATGTCAGCTGCAGGACTTCAACCCCAACAACACATTTCATCTTTACATGGTG ATCCACCACGAAGCCACAATAATAAACCTGCTTGAAACGATAATGTTTCATAAG gaTTCATGTGAGGCAGCAGATGATTCTCTTCTTGACCTGGTGGATTACTGCCACCGTAAACTCACCCTGCTGGCCAGTAAAGCCACTGCAGCTCTTGACCAACACAACCTGACAGGGAAAACAGATGCATCTTCTACAGAG GAGTTACAGATTCAGAGCGCTGCACTGGAGTTTGAGATCTCCCTGAAGGCTGTGTCTGTGCTGCGCTACGTCACAGATCACACCAACAG tATCAGTGTTATCAATCGCATGCTGTGCACCCATAACATGCCGTGTGTGCTGGTCCAGCTGATCGACTGCAGCCCTTGGAGTCGCTTCAGAGAAG GCAAGGTCGAGAAGTACATTAACAGCAAATGGCAGAAGATTCCTGCAGAGGACCGTTTAAAGATGACAAAACTGGACGGCCAGGTCTGGATTTCCCTTTACAATCTGCTACTAAAGGAAGACTGCCAGAGGAAATATGacttcaacaatttcaacaagAGCCAGCTCCTAAAG CTCAGAAGTTTCTTGACAGAGGTGTTGGTCGATCAGCTGCCAAACCTGGTGGAGCTGCAGCGTTTCCTGGCTCATCTGGCGGTTACAGACCCAGCCCCTCCAAAAAAAGAGCTCATTTTGGAGCAG ATCCCAGAAATGTGGAACAACATTGTGAGTGAGAATTGTGGGAAGTGGAAGGCAATAGCAAAGTATCAAGTGAAAGAAACATTCAACCCGTCAGAAAGTGACCTGAGACTACAGGCACAGAG GTTGGCACAGACGTACAACTTGGATGTGATGGAGAGTTTACTCCCTGAGAAGCCAAAGTGTGGATCCTGTGGGAAAGAGGCTGCAAAGAGATGCTCCCGATGTCAGGGAGAGTGGTACTGCCACAG agAGTGTCAGGTGAAGCACTGGCCCAAACACAAGAAAGCCTGTCAGCTCATGGCCGAGGCCACAGAGAAGATCCAGAGGGACCTGAACAGCAACAGCTGA